Proteins from a single region of Dyadobacter fanqingshengii:
- a CDS encoding cyclase family protein, whose product MEHRVVFDFAIEFTNGGGIQGQDFRLDIAGDTISDQELADYIIEDLRLLMVGKVNILNKFYIQEKHKRKPVNAVVSEKLIDLSHTIFDGLITYKGLPAPIICDFLSRDDSRGKYEAGTEFQIGKIEMVGNTGTYIDCPFHRYAHGKDLSEVGLEAFANLDAITINAVGVIEIGVDYFKDKEIKNRAVIVRTDWSKHWNTDTYFENHPFINREAAEYLLDCGVKLVGIDSHNIDDTRHNSRPVHTILLGAEILIVEHMCNLEALPEAGYLFSAVPPKFKGVGTFPVRAFATMA is encoded by the coding sequence ATGGAACACAGAGTCGTTTTTGATTTTGCCATTGAATTTACCAACGGCGGCGGCATTCAGGGTCAGGATTTCAGGCTCGACATTGCGGGTGACACCATTTCCGATCAGGAATTAGCAGACTACATTATTGAGGACCTCCGCTTGCTCATGGTGGGGAAAGTAAATATTCTGAACAAATTTTACATACAGGAAAAGCATAAGCGCAAGCCTGTCAACGCAGTTGTCTCAGAAAAACTGATCGATTTAAGCCACACGATTTTTGACGGTCTCATTACCTACAAAGGACTCCCTGCCCCGATTATCTGCGATTTTCTGAGCCGTGACGATTCAAGAGGGAAATATGAAGCAGGGACCGAATTCCAAATCGGTAAAATTGAAATGGTCGGTAACACAGGCACTTATATCGACTGCCCGTTTCACCGATATGCGCACGGAAAAGATTTGTCCGAAGTGGGCTTGGAAGCTTTTGCCAACCTGGACGCAATCACGATCAATGCTGTCGGAGTAATAGAAATTGGTGTGGATTATTTCAAAGACAAAGAAATCAAAAACAGAGCGGTCATCGTCAGGACAGACTGGTCAAAGCATTGGAATACAGATACATATTTTGAAAATCATCCATTCATTAATCGTGAAGCGGCTGAATATCTACTCGATTGCGGTGTGAAACTGGTGGGCATAGACAGCCATAATATTGACGACACGCGTCATAACAGCCGACCCGTTCACACGATTTTACTGGGTGCCGAAATTTTGATTGTTGAGCACATGTGTAACCTGGAAGCGTTGCCCGAAGCCGGCTATCTTTTCAGTGCGGTTCCCCCCAAATTCAAAGGTGTGGGCACTTTTCCGGTTCGGGCGTTTGCAACAATGGCATGA
- a CDS encoding 3-keto-disaccharide hydrolase — protein sequence MKQIFSRIKTFVTVQGVLALSFAAVSHAQVGVGTKAPQGAEVFLDGSRKMLDEKWIYWEGPRFSAKPPIKWTVVNDPVDKGTVINCNDPASAGGKYGSADIVTKKQFKDFRAHVEFLITKEGGNSGVYLQNRYEIQVLDGDTTSHGMAAVINESKSPYAAYNGIGKWNSYDILFRAARFKDGKLVEKPMVTLYFNGKKVHTNQQISQVWGGPNSGIDGGNDGGKGISDTPGGLKLQSEGHDVYYRNIWVKDMTLDKADTDF from the coding sequence ATGAAGCAGATATTTTCTCGGATAAAGACCTTTGTCACAGTTCAGGGCGTACTCGCACTGTCATTCGCTGCTGTTTCGCACGCGCAAGTGGGTGTAGGAACAAAGGCGCCGCAGGGAGCGGAAGTTTTCCTGGATGGCAGTCGCAAAATGCTGGATGAAAAATGGATCTATTGGGAGGGCCCGCGCTTTTCGGCAAAGCCTCCTATCAAATGGACTGTTGTGAATGATCCTGTTGATAAGGGAACGGTGATCAATTGCAATGACCCGGCGTCGGCTGGGGGCAAATATGGTTCTGCCGATATTGTTACCAAGAAGCAATTCAAAGATTTCCGCGCACATGTCGAATTTTTGATCACCAAAGAAGGTGGCAATAGCGGCGTTTATTTACAAAACCGTTACGAAATCCAGGTTTTGGATGGAGACACCACTTCCCACGGAATGGCGGCGGTGATCAATGAATCCAAGTCGCCATATGCTGCTTATAACGGCATTGGCAAATGGAATTCTTACGACATTCTGTTCAGGGCGGCGCGCTTCAAGGATGGAAAACTGGTTGAAAAGCCTATGGTAACATTATATTTTAATGGTAAAAAGGTCCATACCAACCAACAGATCAGCCAGGTTTGGGGCGGGCCTAATTCGGGCATTGACGGCGGTAACGATGGTGGAAAAGGGATTTCGGACACGCCGGGAGGTTTAAAACTGCAATCAGAAGGCCACGACGTTTACTATCGCAACATCTGGGTGAAAGATATGACGCTGGATAAAGCAGACACTGATTTTTAA
- a CDS encoding c-type cytochrome domain-containing protein, with protein sequence MHLRFRVFAEQLLVASNIVILFLLIFESKLVIPAWLQTVGRMHPLILHFPIVILVIAMLLEFFRFQPEYAANQFYKNFLQNMLLVGALFAAVTVVMGLFLSREEGYSGDVLTYHKWTGAGIFFFASCIYFVRNTNWYKAPVAKAGAFVSVVALVMTGHYGAALTHGSNFIWEPIDSQKTMAAVPLEQAVVFTHVVQPILEQKCTSCHNPDKLKGQLNLENAESLLKGGKSGKLFVAGNPEVSLLLKRVHLPLDDKKHMPPTGKAQLTLQEISLLTLWVKKNADFKKKLTELPATDSLRMIATAYLKPIEQEIGYNFDFADEETVAKLNTDYRTILPLARESPALAVNIYNTATYDVKQLDELGEIKKQVISLNLNKMPVKDADLKSITQFENLRRLDLNFTDVTANGLKTLASLKHLQNLTLSGTKVDLNGLKTLLPNLKPLKTVAVWDTKLTAADVLNLQNANKNIEIIGGFKDDGKNPLKLNPPQVKNSSTIFAQSLNLELRHPIKNVDIRYTTDGSEPDSVNSPLFDKMLVTKSGTIKAKAYKEGWYGSDLAIFVFFKSAYNPDSVNLLAPLNRVHQAEGAKTFFDHKLGVIGANNPAWANNWAGVRDNDMAFISEFKKPILISSLGVHYMVEEDTGIFPPESIEIWGGENAQSLKLLTKFKAGMPKKGDRPSLQTVEGTFKPQSVSYLKIIAKPLSKIPEWHRSKGKKALLLVDEMFLN encoded by the coding sequence ATGCATTTGAGATTCAGGGTTTTTGCAGAGCAGTTACTAGTTGCCTCTAACATTGTCATTTTATTTTTACTGATTTTCGAAAGCAAACTGGTCATTCCTGCCTGGTTACAAACCGTCGGGCGCATGCATCCGCTGATCCTGCATTTCCCGATCGTGATTCTCGTCATTGCGATGCTGCTGGAATTTTTCAGATTTCAGCCTGAATATGCGGCCAATCAGTTCTATAAAAATTTCCTCCAAAACATGCTGCTGGTAGGTGCGCTTTTCGCCGCTGTTACGGTGGTTATGGGCCTGTTTTTGTCCAGAGAAGAAGGTTACTCCGGTGATGTTCTGACTTACCACAAATGGACTGGCGCGGGCATATTCTTTTTTGCATCATGCATTTATTTCGTTCGGAATACAAACTGGTATAAGGCCCCTGTTGCGAAGGCGGGCGCTTTTGTGTCGGTGGTGGCATTGGTGATGACGGGACATTATGGAGCCGCATTAACCCACGGCAGCAACTTCATCTGGGAACCGATTGACAGTCAGAAAACAATGGCGGCGGTTCCTTTGGAACAGGCGGTTGTTTTTACCCATGTAGTCCAGCCCATTCTGGAACAAAAATGCACAAGCTGCCATAATCCGGATAAGCTGAAAGGTCAGCTGAATCTCGAGAACGCTGAATCATTACTGAAAGGCGGAAAGTCAGGAAAATTATTTGTGGCTGGAAATCCTGAGGTAAGCTTGCTGCTGAAACGCGTTCACCTGCCATTGGATGACAAGAAGCACATGCCGCCAACAGGTAAGGCGCAGCTTACATTGCAGGAAATTTCTTTGCTTACACTTTGGGTTAAAAAGAATGCTGATTTCAAGAAAAAGCTGACTGAACTGCCCGCAACCGATTCGTTACGAATGATCGCAACGGCCTATTTAAAGCCGATTGAGCAGGAAATTGGATATAATTTTGATTTTGCGGACGAAGAAACCGTTGCCAAACTAAACACTGATTACCGCACCATTTTGCCGCTGGCAAGAGAATCCCCGGCCCTTGCGGTAAACATTTACAACACCGCAACTTACGATGTAAAGCAATTGGATGAATTGGGAGAAATAAAAAAGCAGGTTATTTCATTGAATTTGAACAAAATGCCTGTTAAAGACGCTGATCTTAAAAGCATTACGCAATTTGAAAACCTGCGCAGGCTGGATCTGAACTTTACCGATGTCACAGCCAACGGGTTGAAGACATTAGCTTCATTAAAACATTTACAAAATCTCACATTATCCGGCACAAAGGTCGATCTGAATGGCCTGAAAACGTTGCTGCCGAATTTGAAACCACTTAAAACGGTCGCCGTTTGGGACACAAAACTGACTGCTGCGGACGTGCTGAATTTGCAAAACGCAAATAAGAACATTGAAATCATAGGCGGATTCAAAGATGATGGCAAAAATCCTTTGAAACTAAACCCGCCGCAGGTAAAAAACAGCTCCACGATCTTCGCACAATCACTTAACCTGGAACTTCGTCACCCGATTAAGAACGTGGATATCCGTTACACGACGGACGGCTCGGAGCCAGACAGCGTTAACTCACCCTTATTTGATAAAATGCTGGTTACCAAAAGTGGGACTATTAAGGCAAAAGCATATAAAGAAGGCTGGTATGGAAGCGATCTGGCCATTTTTGTTTTTTTCAAAAGCGCTTATAACCCGGACAGCGTTAATCTGCTGGCACCTCTAAACCGGGTGCATCAGGCGGAGGGCGCCAAAACATTTTTTGATCATAAACTGGGTGTTATCGGTGCTAACAATCCCGCCTGGGCTAACAACTGGGCGGGCGTTAGGGACAATGACATGGCTTTTATATCCGAATTCAAAAAACCGATCCTGATCTCGTCACTCGGCGTGCACTATATGGTTGAAGAAGACACCGGCATCTTTCCCCCCGAATCCATTGAAATATGGGGTGGCGAGAATGCGCAAAGTCTGAAATTACTGACCAAATTCAAGGCTGGAATGCCGAAGAAAGGGGATAGGCCGAGTTTGCAAACGGTGGAAGGAACATTCAAACCGCAAAGCGTTTCTTACCTGAAAATCATTGCCAAGCCATTAAGCAAAATCCCGGAATGGCACCGGAGCAAAGGCAAAAAAGCGTTGCTGCTGGTGGATGAAATGTTCCTTAATTGA
- a CDS encoding AGE family epimerase/isomerase, which yields MAEFTPEAFKKELLSILTYWEKYGPDLEKGGFYGRVNYENQAVKDSERSVVLTGRILWTYSLAHRLFKEAKYLTLADRAYQQLVKYFFDPEHGGVYWSVKADGTPLETKKQIYGNAFAMYGLSEYYRVTHYQPALDKAKELFNVIEKYAFDKVNGGYREAFGRDWSKTDDYILSKSPWIKSMNTHLHLVEAYANLYSVWPDPKLKKQTSDMLEAIITRIVNPQTNSMELFFDEKWIPKDHIVSYGHDIEASWLLFETAEILHDERLIEKLKKVSIAMADSASKGLAADGALNYEYDPATKHLQTDRSWWVLAEQMVGFYNAYQLTKDEQYKVKAERSWDYIVEKFVDHDKGEWYGTVKADGTPVKGDKINFWKCPYHNSRACAEMLRRVSKS from the coding sequence ATGGCCGAATTTACGCCCGAAGCATTTAAGAAAGAACTACTCAGCATCCTTACTTATTGGGAAAAATACGGACCCGATCTTGAAAAAGGCGGTTTCTATGGTCGGGTGAATTACGAGAACCAGGCCGTTAAAGACTCCGAACGCTCCGTTGTTTTAACGGGCCGCATATTATGGACCTACTCGCTTGCGCACCGGCTTTTCAAAGAAGCCAAATATCTGACATTGGCCGACCGCGCTTATCAACAGCTCGTTAAATATTTCTTTGATCCGGAGCACGGCGGCGTTTATTGGTCTGTAAAAGCGGACGGGACGCCTTTGGAAACCAAAAAGCAGATCTATGGCAATGCATTCGCAATGTATGGATTAAGTGAATATTACCGCGTTACACATTATCAGCCAGCATTAGACAAAGCAAAAGAACTTTTCAATGTCATCGAAAAATATGCTTTTGACAAAGTTAACGGTGGTTACCGCGAGGCATTCGGGCGCGACTGGTCTAAAACGGATGATTATATTTTAAGTAAAAGTCCATGGATCAAGAGCATGAACACGCATTTACATTTGGTCGAAGCTTATGCCAATTTATACAGCGTATGGCCGGATCCGAAACTAAAAAAACAAACTTCGGACATGCTGGAAGCGATCATTACCCGCATCGTAAATCCGCAAACCAATAGTATGGAGCTATTTTTTGATGAAAAATGGATCCCAAAAGACCACATTGTTTCTTATGGACATGACATTGAAGCTTCGTGGCTTTTGTTCGAAACGGCTGAAATCCTGCATGATGAACGCCTGATTGAAAAATTGAAAAAAGTGTCAATTGCAATGGCCGATTCGGCCAGCAAGGGGTTAGCGGCGGACGGCGCGCTTAATTACGAATATGACCCGGCGACCAAACATTTGCAAACCGACAGATCCTGGTGGGTTTTGGCCGAACAAATGGTTGGTTTTTATAATGCATACCAGCTCACCAAAGACGAACAATACAAGGTAAAAGCCGAACGCAGCTGGGATTACATTGTGGAAAAATTCGTGGATCACGACAAAGGCGAATGGTACGGCACTGTGAAGGCAGATGGCACACCCGTCAAGGGTGACAAGATCAATTTCTGGAAATGTCCCTATCACAATTCGCGAGCGTGTGCGGAAATGCTCAGGCGTGTTTCGAAAAGCTGA
- a CDS encoding S9 family peptidase encodes MHPVLRYSLFAVYLLSYSLKAQTLGPLTVEKIMRDPKKWIGTSPTEISWSEDSKTIYFNWNPDKNAADSLYGYDLSSKKTNKIAPADRRTLPAKSDVLNKQKTQRLYEKNGDIFLISKTDFKIRQLTNTLERESAPTFSGDDQKVIFTRGMNLFSISLDNGLLSQLTDFKTGTKKADAKLNDQEKFLKDDQLAMFEVLKERKEKKDAGKKITDAEKAAYPKEIYLGEKNVSNQEISPDGRYITYRLTQTNKSAKSTIVPNYVTESGFTEDISGRTKVGAPDSDAEFWVYNVKKDTTAKVSVKNIPGISDKPDYLKDYPRLDTAWKNKEREVVINGPFWSDNGKNAVVIVRSLDAKDRWIMALEPETLTLKLLDRQRDEAWIGGPGIGGYPMSSGEIGFINDNTIYFQSEETGYSHLYSLDVISSKKTALTSGKFEVQHVDLSTDKKTFYLITNEVHPGEQHFYSMPVTGGQRLRITQQTGAHEVTLSPDETKLAIRYSQSNAPWELFVMDNPAVSSTKTTQPEQITKSVSHEFLSYSWRKAKVVTIKATDGQDIYARVYEPKKSNGKAVIFVHGAGYLQNAHKWWSQYFREYMFNNMLVDKGYTVLDLDYRASSGYGRKWRTGIYRFMGGKDLTDNTDGAKWLIKNYGINPKRIGIYGGSYGGFITLMGLFTTPDIFAAGAALRPVTDWAAYNHPYTANILNEPQSDSLAYRKSSPIYHAAGLKNHLLMCHGMVDVNVHYQDVVRLSQRLIELGKNNWELASYPMEDHAFVEASSWTDEYKRILKLFEEKL; translated from the coding sequence ATGCATCCAGTTTTACGTTATTCCCTATTTGCCGTTTACTTATTATCCTATTCTTTGAAGGCCCAAACCCTGGGTCCGCTTACTGTTGAAAAAATAATGCGTGATCCTAAGAAATGGATCGGGACTTCGCCGACGGAAATTTCCTGGTCGGAGGATAGTAAAACGATTTATTTCAACTGGAATCCGGATAAAAATGCAGCCGATTCGCTTTATGGCTACGACTTATCTTCCAAAAAAACAAATAAGATAGCGCCTGCTGACCGCAGAACATTGCCAGCTAAAAGTGATGTTCTCAATAAACAAAAAACGCAGCGGCTCTATGAAAAGAATGGCGATATCTTCCTGATTTCTAAAACGGACTTCAAAATAAGGCAGTTGACCAACACCCTCGAAAGAGAAAGTGCCCCGACGTTCAGCGGCGATGATCAGAAAGTGATTTTTACCCGGGGCATGAACCTGTTCAGCATTTCGCTGGACAACGGACTTTTAAGCCAACTGACTGATTTTAAAACAGGAACAAAAAAAGCTGATGCAAAGCTGAATGATCAGGAAAAATTCTTGAAGGACGACCAGCTCGCAATGTTTGAGGTTTTAAAGGAAAGAAAAGAGAAAAAGGATGCGGGCAAAAAGATAACGGATGCTGAAAAGGCGGCTTATCCTAAGGAGATTTATCTTGGCGAAAAGAATGTCTCAAACCAGGAAATCAGTCCGGATGGGCGATATATTACTTACAGATTGACTCAAACAAACAAATCTGCGAAGTCGACAATTGTGCCCAATTATGTTACCGAATCTGGTTTTACAGAAGATATTTCCGGGAGAACCAAAGTTGGCGCGCCGGATTCTGATGCGGAATTTTGGGTTTATAATGTAAAAAAAGACACAACAGCAAAGGTTAGCGTAAAGAACATTCCAGGCATCAGCGACAAACCGGATTATCTCAAAGATTATCCCAGACTGGACACTGCATGGAAAAACAAGGAACGCGAGGTTGTCATTAACGGGCCGTTCTGGTCGGATAATGGAAAAAATGCGGTCGTTATCGTTCGCTCGCTGGACGCCAAAGACCGCTGGATTATGGCGCTTGAGCCGGAGACATTAACACTAAAATTGCTCGACCGCCAGCGGGACGAAGCCTGGATCGGCGGGCCGGGCATCGGCGGATATCCGATGAGCTCCGGGGAAATCGGGTTCATTAATGACAACACCATTTATTTTCAAAGTGAGGAAACGGGTTACTCGCATCTTTACAGTCTGGACGTCATAAGCAGCAAAAAAACGGCGCTGACATCCGGGAAGTTTGAAGTCCAGCATGTTGATCTTTCCACAGACAAAAAGACATTTTACCTCATAACCAACGAAGTGCACCCGGGCGAGCAGCACTTTTACAGCATGCCCGTAACAGGCGGCCAGCGGTTGCGCATTACGCAACAAACTGGCGCACATGAGGTTACACTTTCGCCGGATGAAACCAAACTAGCCATTCGCTATTCGCAGAGCAATGCTCCATGGGAATTATTTGTAATGGACAACCCTGCTGTTTCAAGCACAAAAACCACTCAGCCTGAACAGATTACTAAATCTGTCTCCCATGAATTTTTGTCGTATTCCTGGCGAAAAGCAAAGGTTGTCACCATTAAGGCAACGGACGGTCAAGACATTTACGCGCGGGTGTATGAGCCTAAAAAATCGAATGGTAAAGCGGTCATTTTTGTGCACGGAGCGGGTTATTTGCAAAATGCGCACAAATGGTGGAGCCAGTATTTCAGGGAATATATGTTCAATAACATGCTGGTAGACAAGGGTTACACCGTGCTGGATCTGGATTATCGTGCAAGCTCAGGTTACGGTCGCAAATGGCGCACAGGCATTTACAGGTTCATGGGCGGCAAAGATCTGACGGACAACACCGATGGAGCAAAATGGCTGATCAAAAATTACGGCATTAATCCCAAGAGAATTGGCATTTACGGAGGCTCATATGGCGGATTCATCACCTTAATGGGCCTTTTTACAACACCAGATATTTTCGCCGCCGGAGCTGCATTACGACCTGTGACAGACTGGGCTGCTTATAACCATCCTTACACGGCCAACATCCTGAATGAACCACAGTCGGACAGCCTGGCTTACCGGAAAAGTTCCCCGATTTATCATGCAGCTGGCCTCAAAAACCATTTATTAATGTGTCACGGCATGGTGGATGTCAATGTACATTATCAGGATGTCGTTAGATTATCGCAGCGGCTGATCGAGCTGGGCAAAAATAACTGGGAGCTGGCTTCCTATCCGATGGAAGACCACGCATTTGTGGAAGCTTCCTCCTGGACCGATGAATACAAGCGGATATTGAAGCTTTTTGAGGAGAAATTATAA
- a CDS encoding DUF1501 domain-containing protein, giving the protein MEKEILEHGFNFNRRRFLSSMSLGLGGVALGSLLMPDLLNGGGLEEEGLAPGIPHFAPKAKRVIYLFQNGAPSQQELFDYKPKLREMLGKEIPPSVRGTQRLTGMTANQASFPLVGSFVDFKQYGDSRAWVSDLMPYTAKIVNDLCFVKSMYTEAINHDPALTFLQTGSQQGNRPSMGSWLSYGLGNENKNLPNFTVLLSRGVGNGQGVYSKLWSNGFLDSVHQGVQFSKGEDPVLYLRDPEGMDRHDRRDMLDNLSQLNDLSYQEFGDPEITAKIKQYEMAYRMQTAVPEVMDLSKESDDIIKLYGPECLVPGTYAANCLLARKLSENGVRFVQLYHQGWDQHGNLPFEITKQAMDVDQASAALVTDLKQRGLLDETLVIWGGEFGRTSYTQGKLTADNYGRDHHPRCFTIWMAGGGIKPGMVYGETDELGYNIAKDPVHVHDFQATILHQLGLNHEKLIFKHLGRRYRLTDVSGKVVKDIIS; this is encoded by the coding sequence ATGGAAAAGGAAATATTGGAACATGGGTTCAATTTTAACAGAAGGCGCTTCTTGTCTTCCATGAGCCTTGGGCTCGGGGGTGTGGCGCTCGGCTCTTTGCTGATGCCCGATCTGTTGAATGGTGGAGGTTTGGAAGAGGAGGGTTTGGCTCCCGGCATTCCGCATTTTGCTCCAAAAGCGAAACGGGTCATTTATTTATTCCAAAATGGCGCCCCGTCGCAGCAGGAACTGTTTGACTACAAGCCAAAACTGCGCGAAATGCTGGGCAAGGAAATTCCGCCTTCTGTGCGCGGAACGCAGCGCTTAACCGGTATGACGGCCAACCAGGCTTCGTTTCCACTGGTGGGATCATTCGTTGATTTCAAGCAATATGGCGATTCGCGTGCTTGGGTGAGTGATTTGATGCCCTACACGGCCAAGATCGTGAATGATCTGTGTTTTGTAAAATCAATGTATACGGAGGCCATTAACCATGATCCTGCGTTGACATTTCTGCAAACGGGTTCGCAGCAGGGAAACCGTCCCAGCATGGGTTCGTGGCTAAGCTACGGGCTTGGTAATGAGAACAAAAACCTTCCCAATTTCACCGTTTTACTTTCACGCGGCGTAGGAAATGGTCAGGGTGTTTATTCCAAATTGTGGTCCAATGGTTTCCTGGATTCAGTGCACCAGGGTGTGCAGTTCAGTAAGGGCGAGGACCCGGTCTTGTATCTGCGCGACCCCGAGGGAATGGATCGCCACGATCGCCGGGATATGCTCGATAACCTTTCACAATTGAATGATCTTTCTTACCAGGAGTTTGGCGATCCGGAAATAACGGCCAAAATCAAGCAGTATGAAATGGCTTACCGCATGCAAACCGCGGTGCCGGAAGTGATGGATTTGTCCAAAGAGTCTGACGACATTATCAAATTATACGGCCCAGAATGTCTTGTTCCAGGCACTTATGCCGCAAATTGCCTGCTAGCCCGGAAGCTATCCGAAAACGGTGTGCGGTTTGTACAACTTTATCACCAGGGCTGGGACCAGCATGGTAACCTGCCTTTTGAAATCACAAAACAAGCCATGGACGTGGATCAGGCGTCGGCTGCATTGGTTACCGACCTGAAACAGCGTGGGTTACTGGACGAAACGCTGGTGATCTGGGGTGGGGAATTTGGCAGAACCAGTTACACGCAAGGCAAGCTTACAGCCGATAATTATGGCCGTGATCACCACCCGAGATGCTTCACGATCTGGATGGCGGGCGGCGGCATTAAGCCGGGAATGGTGTATGGCGAAACCGATGAGCTGGGATATAACATTGCCAAAGATCCTGTGCATGTGCATGATTTTCAGGCAACTATTCTGCATCAGTTGGGCCTTAACCACGAAAAACTGATTTTTAAACATTTGGGAAGAAGATACCGGCTCACGGACGTTTCCGGAAAAGTGGTAAAAGACATTATCAGCTAA
- a CDS encoding PQQ-dependent sugar dehydrogenase, whose protein sequence is MSSNLSKIKGTFLALAGATGLFAYTNVPVDPPTSGNKKFPIEASDLKLPAGFTAKILATDLGSTRHMVIGKNGDMYVKLSKLKDGKGIYHIKDTNGDGEIEAKTLFGDYPGTGIAIKNGFLYSSSNKGVFRYKLNEKEEIVDFEKPEKIIEGLTDHGRDNAKPIALDNNGNIYVTVGSYNDNCREAGSGKGMSPCSILDSAGGVWKFKADKAGQTFSDGVRYATGVKNAVGINWDDKTNALYVTVHGRGKFDDFYPQYYTPKQSAELPAETLYKLKEGDDAGWPYIYYDHFQNKKILAPEYGGDGKKTAGEKAINPLVAFPAHLGPNAIMFYTGSKFPARYKNGAFIAFHSQSAELKKGYMVAFVPFVNGKAGKWEIFADNFAGTDLVKPTGPIQHRPCGLAQGPDGALYVTDDLNGTIFKIDYKKK, encoded by the coding sequence ATGAGCAGTAATTTATCCAAAATCAAAGGAACATTTTTAGCATTAGCGGGAGCCACCGGCCTGTTTGCGTACACCAATGTTCCGGTTGATCCTCCTACATCCGGCAACAAAAAATTTCCCATTGAAGCCTCGGATCTCAAACTGCCCGCAGGCTTCACAGCGAAGATCCTGGCCACGGATCTGGGATCGACGCGGCATATGGTGATCGGGAAAAACGGTGATATGTATGTGAAACTTTCCAAACTGAAAGACGGGAAAGGAATTTACCACATCAAAGACACAAATGGCGATGGCGAAATCGAAGCTAAAACGCTGTTCGGTGACTATCCGGGGACCGGCATTGCGATTAAAAACGGCTTCTTGTATAGTTCTTCTAATAAGGGCGTTTTCCGCTATAAGCTAAATGAAAAAGAAGAAATTGTTGATTTTGAGAAGCCTGAAAAGATCATTGAAGGGTTAACGGATCATGGGCGTGACAATGCTAAGCCCATCGCATTGGATAATAACGGCAATATTTATGTCACAGTTGGTTCTTATAATGACAACTGCCGGGAGGCGGGGTCGGGCAAAGGCATGTCGCCGTGCAGCATTCTGGATTCGGCTGGCGGAGTTTGGAAATTCAAAGCGGATAAAGCCGGGCAGACTTTCTCAGACGGCGTTCGTTATGCCACGGGCGTAAAGAATGCAGTAGGGATTAATTGGGATGATAAAACCAATGCATTGTATGTCACCGTGCACGGCCGGGGTAAGTTTGACGATTTTTACCCTCAATACTATACGCCGAAGCAAAGTGCGGAACTTCCTGCCGAAACGCTCTACAAATTGAAGGAAGGCGATGATGCAGGCTGGCCTTACATTTACTATGATCATTTCCAGAACAAAAAGATCCTTGCCCCTGAATATGGTGGCGATGGCAAAAAAACGGCCGGCGAGAAAGCGATAAACCCTTTGGTAGCATTTCCGGCGCACCTGGGACCTAATGCGATCATGTTTTACACCGGGAGTAAGTTTCCTGCCAGATATAAAAATGGTGCTTTCATCGCATTCCACAGCCAGTCAGCCGAGTTGAAAAAAGGCTATATGGTTGCATTTGTGCCGTTTGTAAATGGTAAAGCGGGCAAATGGGAGATTTTCGCAGATAATTTCGCCGGGACAGATTTAGTAAAACCCACTGGCCCGATCCAGCACCGCCCATGCGGCCTCGCCCAAGGACCCGACGGCGCACTTTACGTAACCGACGATCTGAACGGCACAATTTTTAAAATTGACTATAAGAAGAAATAG